The following coding sequences are from one Thermus thermamylovorans window:
- a CDS encoding hydrogen peroxide-inducible genes activator codes for MTLDQLRYLVALAEEGNFTRAAARVYLTQPALSVQIRKLEGELGVRLFDRRKGEPTEAGRAAVAQARRVLEEVERLRALASGEAGLFRGPFRVGVIPTLAPYLLPRLLPRVAARYPDLEVSVREELTPGLLQGLLEGRLDAGLVGTEERVPGLVGLPLFSEQFLAYVSPGHPLYARESLHPLEIPLEDTWVLSEGHCFRDQVLSVCRPSLGRRKVEFQSGDLETLVLLVEEVGGLTLLPEVALWTLPRAKWAHLRPLSPPGAGRTVYLLLREGSLKAPLARALGDEARGVFRALREAAPGGGVMMGAEVGHDQA; via the coding sequence CCCTCAGCGTGCAGATCCGCAAGCTGGAGGGGGAGCTTGGGGTAAGGCTCTTTGACCGCAGGAAGGGGGAGCCTACGGAGGCGGGGCGGGCGGCGGTGGCCCAGGCCCGGAGGGTCCTGGAGGAGGTGGAGCGCCTGCGGGCCCTGGCCTCGGGGGAGGCGGGTCTTTTCCGGGGGCCTTTCCGAGTGGGGGTCATTCCCACCCTGGCCCCTTACCTCCTGCCCCGGCTTCTGCCCCGCGTGGCCGCCCGCTACCCCGACCTCGAGGTCTCCGTGCGGGAGGAGCTCACCCCGGGCCTCCTCCAGGGTCTGCTGGAGGGTCGGCTGGACGCGGGGCTCGTGGGCACGGAGGAACGGGTGCCGGGCCTCGTGGGCCTCCCCCTCTTCTCCGAACAGTTCCTGGCCTACGTCTCCCCGGGCCACCCCCTCTACGCCCGGGAAAGCCTCCACCCCCTGGAGATCCCCCTGGAGGACACCTGGGTGCTCTCCGAGGGGCACTGCTTCCGGGACCAGGTCCTTTCCGTCTGCCGCCCCAGCCTGGGGAGGCGCAAGGTGGAGTTCCAGAGCGGGGACCTGGAGACCCTCGTCCTCCTGGTGGAGGAGGTGGGGGGGCTCACCCTCCTCCCCGAGGTGGCCCTCTGGACCCTGCCCCGGGCCAAGTGGGCCCACCTGAGGCCCCTGAGCCCCCCGGGGGCGGGGCGCACGGTTTACCTCCTCCTGCGGGAGGGAAGCCTCAAGGCTCCCCTGGCCCGGGCCCTGGGGGATGAGGCCCGGGGGGTCTTCCGCGCCTTGCGGGAGGCGGCCCCGGGGGGCGGGGTTATGATGGGGGCGGAGGTTGGCCATGACCAAGCCTGA